The genomic segment TCTTCCTCGTGGTAGAAAAACTGAACGAGCTGAAGCTGATAGCCAAGATGGCGAAGCAACTGAACGTAAAACCCAATATCGGTATTCGTATCAAGCTGGCTTCGTCGGGAAGCGGCAAATGGGAAGACTCCGGCGGCGATGCAAGTAAGTTCGGACTGTCTTCCAGTGAGTTGCTCGAAGCACTGGACTTCATGGCTGACAAAGGCATGCAGGATTGTCTGAAATTGATACATTTCCATATCGGAAGCCAAGTGACGAAGATACGCCGTATCAAAACTGCCTTGCGTGAAGCGTCGCAGTTCTATGTGCAACTGCATAGCATGGGCTTCAAAGTGGAATTTGTGGATATAGGCGGCGGCTTGGGAGTGGACTATGATGGAACGCGCTCTTCCAATAGCGAGGGTAGCGTGAACTACTCCATTCAGGAATATGTGAACGACTCTATATCTACTTTGGTGGATGCCAGCGATAAGAACGGTATTCCGCATCCCAACATAATAACGGAGAGCGGACGCGCCCTGACTGCGCATCATTCCGTACTCATTTTTGAAGTGTTGGAGACAACCAACCTTCCTGAATGGGACGATGAGGAGGAGGTGACCGAAAACGACCATGAACTGCTGAGGGAACTTTACGGCATATGGGATACATTGAACCAGAACAAAATGCTGGAGGCTTGGCACGATGCGCAGCAGATACGCGAAGAGGCGCTCGACTTGTTCAGCCATGGTATTGTGGACTTGCAGACCCGCGCTAAGATAGAGCGCCTGTATTGGTCTATCATGCGCGAAGTGAATCAGATTGCCAGCGGCCTGAAGCATGCGCCCGACGAATTCCGCGGACTTCCCAAATTGCTGGCGGATAAATACTTCTGCAACTTCTCGCTTTTCCAGTCCTTGCCGGACTCGTGGGCGATAGACCAGATATTCCCCATTATGCCCATTCAGCGTCTGGACGAAAAGCCGGACCGGACGGCTACGTTGCAGGATATCACCTGTGACTCGGACGGTAAGGTTGCGAACTTCATCTCTACCAAGAACGTGTCTCATTACTTGCCGGTACATTCTCTGAAGAACAAGGAACCCTATTATGTGGGAGTGTTCCTCGTGGGTGCCTATCAGGAGATTCTCGGCGACATGCATAATCTGTTTGGCGACACGAACGCGGTGCATGTGTCCGTAAGCGACAAGGGCTATACGATAGAACAGGTGATTGACGGTGAAACGGTGGCAGAGGTGCTGGACTATGTACAATACAGCCCGAAGAAGCTGGTGCGCACTCTGGAGACATGGGTAACCCAGTCGGTAAAAGAAGGACGCATATCTTTGGAAGAAGGAAAGGAATTTTTGTCTAACTATCGCTCCGGCTTGTACGGATATACATATTTGGAATAATGAGAGAGAAACTGACAGTAATTAAGGTGGGTGGCAAAATCGTGGAAGAGGAGGAAACGCTCTGTAAACTGTTGGATGATTTTGCCGCTATCAAGGGCTATAAAGTGCTGGTGCATGGCGGTGGACGCTCGGCAACGAAGGTTGCGGCCCTGTTAGGTATTGAAAGCAAAATGGTAAATGGACGCCGCATCACCGATGCCGAAACCTTGAAGGTGGTGACAATGGTGTATGGCGGATTGGTAAATAAAAACATCGTTGCCGGTCTGCAGGCGCGTGGCGTGAATGCGCTTGGCCTGACGGGTGCGGATATGGATGTGATCCGTTCTGTGAAACGCCCGGTGAAAGAGATTGACTATGGCTTTGTAGGCGATGTGAAGCAGGTGAACGGGGATTTCTTGGGCAGTCTCATCCGTAAAGGCGTTGTTCCGGTGATGGCTCCGCTGACACATGACGGTGAGGGGCATATGCTGAATACGAATGCTGATACGATTGCCGGGGAAACGGCTAAGGCATTGTCCGGACAGTTTGACGTGACGCTGGTTTACTGCTTTGAGAAGAAGGGCGTGTTGCGTGATGAAAACGACGATGAGAGCGTGATCCCTCAGATTACTCCGGAAGAATTTAAGCAATATGTTGCCGAAGGAGTGATACAAGGCGGCATGATTCCCAAGCTGGAGAATTCTTTCGAGGCTTTGAACGCCGGAGTGATGGAAGTCGTAATCACGTTAGCTTCAGCCATAAACAGTGCCGGAGGAACCCGTATCATAAAATAATTCAAAAAAAGTGGCGGCAGACTGTAACTTTCGGTCTGCTGAACCGTCAATTAATCAGAGATGCAAGAAATCAGTTTTCGAAATGACATTCTCCCGCTGAAAGACAAACTCTTTCGGCTGGCCCTGAGAATTACATTTAACAGGGCGGAAGCGGAAGATGTTGTGCAGGAAACATTGATTAGGGTGTGGAACAAACGTGACGAGTGGCCGCAGTTCGGATCTATTGAGGCTTATTGCCTGACAGTGGCAAGGAACCTGGCAATAGACCGCAGTGAAAGGAAAGATGCCCGGGCGGTGGAACTGACACCCGATATGGAAGATGCTTCCGATGCGTCGAGCCCTTACGAAAGGCTGGTGAGTAAAGAACGGATGGCTCTGATACACCGCCTGATGAATGAGCTTCCCGAAAAACAACGGCTGATTATGCAGTTGAGGGATGTTGAAGGTAAGAGTTATAAAGAGATTGCGGTTGTCCTGAATTTGACAGAAGAGCAGGTTAAAGTGAATCTTTTCAGGGCGCGGCAGAAGGTTAAGCAACGGTTTATTGATATAGAAGGCTATGGACTCTAAATATATAGAACAACTTTTGGAACGCTATTGGCAGTGTGAGACTTCTCTTGAAGAAGAAGCGCAGTTGCGTACTTTCTTTATGGAAGGGGATGTTCCCGGACATTTGCTCCGTTACAAAGATTTGTTTGTGTATCAGCAACTTCAGCAGGAAGAGCATCTGGGCGCGGATTTCGATGTACGGGTGCTTGCTGAGATTGAAGCTCCGGTTGTGAAAGCCAGGCGCATGACACTGACCGCACGCTTCATGCCGTTGTTCAAAGCCGCAGCAGCAGTGGCGGTGGTGCTTTCATTGGGTAATGCAATGCAACATTCATTCTTTTCCGATGTAAAGGAAGTGGCCGCAGCCGATACTATCGGTAAGCAGATTTCAGCTCCGTCGGTAGCTCTTTCGGGAGATATGGTCGTAACGCACGAGAAGCAGATTATGGATAGCCTGCATCGCGTTAATAAGGAGAAGGAGATCAAGGAATAGATTTTTCATTTGCTTTTTAAAATAACATTTTCATTTGCTTTAAATATAATATAGTTAGTGTGCTTTTATTAAAACAAAAAAACAGAAGCTGTGAAGTTTCAATTCTCTCAAAATTTTATAAAAACTAACTAAAATAAATGGGACGCCGCGTGATGCAGCGTCCCATTATGTTTTTGCCCTTCCGGTTGCTGTGCCCTATGTAGTGAATGGTCTAATCAGAGTTTGTATAAGCCTTTTTTAGGAACGTCCAATTCCGGATTGCCTTTGTAACCGATGTCGCCGCTTCCGCTGGTGCGTGCTTTCAGAAAGTCGGTAGCATGGCATTTGATGTCACCCGACCCTGACACGCTTGCCGATACGCGCTCAGCCTGCAGGTCGGAAGCAAACAGGTCGCCTGAACCTGCTATACGATAACTGGCTTCCCGGGTCTTTCCCGTCAGTATTGCCGTACCCGATCCTGCTATGGATACTTCGGTGTTGGTGGCTGATATGTTGTTGAGTTTCAAATCTCCGGATCCTGCTATGGATGTTTTGAGCTTGGTGCAAGTGATGTTGCTGCCCTGTATGTCACCGGATCCGGCAATGGATACTTTAAGATGATCTGTCTTCAGCCCGTTTGCCAATTCTATGTTTCCGGCTCCGGCAATGGAGATGCTATTGAGCGTTTCGGAGGAGATGCGGATTTCCAGTTTGTTGAAAGATACATTGACACCTTTCTTGAACCGGATGTTCAGGGTGTTGTTGGCTACATTGATGTCTAATAGGTCTACGATATTGTCGGATGTGTATACCTCTACTTCGGGTTTGCCTGCCTTTTGGGTGTAAATGACATCGGGACTGCCTGCCAGATTCAGCCCGGTGAAGTTATCTACTTTGATGTTTTTGGTTACATAGTTCTTGCTTGCTTTGACAGTCTTACCGCCGAAAGCTCCTGTGTGCTCTGTGTGGCGGTACTGAGAACAAGCGGTAGTGCTGAATACCAAGAGGATGGCTGAAACGAATGTTGTTAAATTTTTCATACTCATTTATTTTAAGTTCTTTTGTTTGTTAGACGCTATCTTTTTCCGGAAAGTTGCAGTTCTTATGGCTTTTTATCGGAAACATTTGGTTACGGACTTTTATCCAAAATTCGTGCCATAGTTGTAAGTCCTTGTTTATTAGTGTGTAATAGGCTAATCGAAGTGTCCGCTTTTGAACATCTTGTTCGTTTTTGATAAACAACCGTTTGCTTTTTCGGACGATTCTTCGTTCTTTTGCCTGTATTTCTATTAGAAAAGAGCAGATGATGACGGAATGTATTTTGGAGGATGAAGAGTTGGGGCGCTTACTGGTGCGGGTAAATATACGTGCGCGGCGTTTAACTTTCCGTACGCGGGAGGATGCCGTCTATGTGACTGTTCCGCCGGGTACAACGGTTGCAGAAGTAAGAAATGCCGTAGAGCAATTGCGTCCCCGGCTGAGGGTGGCGCAACAGAAGCAAAGTCGTCCGTTGATTGATTTGAACTATCGGATTGATACGGAATTCTTTAAACTGAGTTTGGTTAGTGGAGAACGCGACCGTTTCCTTTCACGTTCGGAATTGGGAGAGATGCAGATTATCTGCCCGCCGCATGCGGACTTTTCGAATAAAGAGTTGCAAGCCTGGTTGCGGAAAGTGATTGAAGAAGCCTTGCGTCGTAATGCCAAGATTATTCTTCCTCCCCGGCTTTATGCACTCTCGCTTCAACACAACCTTTCTTATAAGAGCGTAAAAATAAATTCCAGTAGCGGACGTTGGGGGAGTTGCTCGGCTCGTGGAAATATCAACCTGTCCTATTTTCTTGTTTTATTGCCCGGACACTTGATTGACTATGTGCTGCTCCACGAATTGGCGCATACTCGTGAAATGAATCATGGTGAACATTTCTGGGAATTGCTCGATAGCATGACGGGCAATAAGGCACAGGATTTTCGTAAAGAATTGAGAAAGTATAAAACTGACTTTTAATGCGTGGCTTTAGTCTTCTTGCGCCAATAGTTTCACTTCATCA from the Bacteroides eggerthii genome contains:
- the argB gene encoding acetylglutamate kinase, with the translated sequence MREKLTVIKVGGKIVEEEETLCKLLDDFAAIKGYKVLVHGGGRSATKVAALLGIESKMVNGRRITDAETLKVVTMVYGGLVNKNIVAGLQARGVNALGLTGADMDVIRSVKRPVKEIDYGFVGDVKQVNGDFLGSLIRKGVVPVMAPLTHDGEGHMLNTNADTIAGETAKALSGQFDVTLVYCFEKKGVLRDENDDESVIPQITPEEFKQYVAEGVIQGGMIPKLENSFEALNAGVMEVVITLASAINSAGGTRIIK
- a CDS encoding SprT family zinc-dependent metalloprotease translates to MMTECILEDEELGRLLVRVNIRARRLTFRTREDAVYVTVPPGTTVAEVRNAVEQLRPRLRVAQQKQSRPLIDLNYRIDTEFFKLSLVSGERDRFLSRSELGEMQIICPPHADFSNKELQAWLRKVIEEALRRNAKIILPPRLYALSLQHNLSYKSVKINSSSGRWGSCSARGNINLSYFLVLLPGHLIDYVLLHELAHTREMNHGEHFWELLDSMTGNKAQDFRKELRKYKTDF
- a CDS encoding head GIN domain-containing protein, with product MKNLTTFVSAILLVFSTTACSQYRHTEHTGAFGGKTVKASKNYVTKNIKVDNFTGLNLAGSPDVIYTQKAGKPEVEVYTSDNIVDLLDINVANNTLNIRFKKGVNVSFNKLEIRISSETLNSISIAGAGNIELANGLKTDHLKVSIAGSGDIQGSNITCTKLKTSIAGSGDLKLNNISATNTEVSIAGSGTAILTGKTREASYRIAGSGDLFASDLQAERVSASVSGSGDIKCHATDFLKARTSGSGDIGYKGNPELDVPKKGLYKL
- a CDS encoding RNA polymerase sigma factor, with the protein product MQEISFRNDILPLKDKLFRLALRITFNRAEAEDVVQETLIRVWNKRDEWPQFGSIEAYCLTVARNLAIDRSERKDARAVELTPDMEDASDASSPYERLVSKERMALIHRLMNELPEKQRLIMQLRDVEGKSYKEIAVVLNLTEEQVKVNLFRARQKVKQRFIDIEGYGL
- the speA gene encoding biosynthetic arginine decarboxylase; the encoded protein is MRKWRIEDSEELYNITGWGTSYFGINDKGHVVVTPRKDGVGVDLKELVDELQLRDVMAPMLVRFPDILDNRIEKISCCFRQAAEEYGYKAENFIIYPIKVNQMRPVVEEIISHGKKFNLGLEAGSKPELHAVIAINMNSDSLIICNGYKDESYIELALLAQKMGKRIFLVVEKLNELKLIAKMAKQLNVKPNIGIRIKLASSGSGKWEDSGGDASKFGLSSSELLEALDFMADKGMQDCLKLIHFHIGSQVTKIRRIKTALREASQFYVQLHSMGFKVEFVDIGGGLGVDYDGTRSSNSEGSVNYSIQEYVNDSISTLVDASDKNGIPHPNIITESGRALTAHHSVLIFEVLETTNLPEWDDEEEVTENDHELLRELYGIWDTLNQNKMLEAWHDAQQIREEALDLFSHGIVDLQTRAKIERLYWSIMREVNQIASGLKHAPDEFRGLPKLLADKYFCNFSLFQSLPDSWAIDQIFPIMPIQRLDEKPDRTATLQDITCDSDGKVANFISTKNVSHYLPVHSLKNKEPYYVGVFLVGAYQEILGDMHNLFGDTNAVHVSVSDKGYTIEQVIDGETVAEVLDYVQYSPKKLVRTLETWVTQSVKEGRISLEEGKEFLSNYRSGLYGYTYLE